Proteins encoded by one window of Oncorhynchus tshawytscha isolate Ot180627B unplaced genomic scaffold, Otsh_v2.0 Un_contig_13837_pilon_pilon, whole genome shotgun sequence:
- the LOC112239914 gene encoding zinc finger protein 239-like, translated as MGKALSGLNLIGRPFYHLEISFRSLCLTKIICLSLAGERPDSHSDSRKSPSERPDSHSDSRKSPSGEPDPETPKPARRHHCSHCGKSFSWLGYLKQHERKHTGEKPFQCSQCGKRFTWLGSLREHKRIHSGEKPFHCSQCGLTFAWLGSLKTHESSHTGEKPFQCSQCGKRFTQLGRLKEHEKIHTGEKPFQCSLCGKSFTKLGALKEHEKIHTGGKPFQCSLCGKNFTRLGNLKEHETKHTQEKPYQCSLCGKTFTKLGALNRHDRTHTGGDKTYYCSLCGKTFNRLRHLNKHERIHTQEEKTYHCSQCGKTFSQSEDLKSHERIERLCSDLSF; from the coding sequence TCTGGATTAAACCTCATAGGAAGACCGTTTTATCATTTGGAGATTTCATTCAGGTCTCTCTGTTTAactaaaataatctgtctgtctttggcaggagagagaccagactccCACTCTGACAGCAGGAAGAGTCCTTCAGAGAGACCAGACTCCCACTCTGACAGCAGGAAGAGTCCTTCAGGGGAACCAGACCCAGAGACGCCCAAACCAGCGAGACGACATCACTGCtcccactgtggaaagagttttagttGGTTAGGGTACCTAAAACAGCACGAGAGAAagcacacaggagaaaagcctttccaatgttcccagtgtggaaagagatttACCTGGTTAGGGAGCCTAAGGGAGCATAAGAGAATACACTCTGGAGAGAAACCGTTCCACTGTTCCCAGTGTGGATTGACTTTCGCCTGGTTAGGGAGCCTGAAAACCCATGAGAGTTCACACACAGGGGAAAAAcctttccaatgttcccagtgtggaaagcgTTTTACCCAGTTAGGGAGGCTGAAGGAGCATGAGAAGATACACACAGGGgaaaagcctttccaatgctcCCTGTGCGGAAAGAGTTTTACCAAGTTAGGGGCCCTGAAGGAGCATGAGAAGATACACACAGGGGGAAAACCTTTCCAATGCTCCCTTTGTGGAAAGAATTTTACCCGCTTAGGGAACCTAAAAGAGCatgagacaaaacacacacaagaaaAGCCCTACCAATGCTCCCTGTGCGGAAAGACTTTTACCAAGTTAGGGGCCCTGAATAGGcatgacaggacacacacaggaggggaTAAGACGTACTACTGCTCCCTGTGTGGAAAGACATTTAACCGGTTAAGACATCTGAATAAGCATGAAAGAATACAtacacaggaggagaagacataccactgctctcagtgtggaaagacattttcccagtcagaggacCTGAAATCACATGAGAGAATAGAGAGGCTGTGTTCTGACTTAAGTTTTTGA